In Humulus lupulus chromosome 6, drHumLupu1.1, whole genome shotgun sequence, a single genomic region encodes these proteins:
- the LOC133785676 gene encoding uncharacterized protein LOC133785676: MGDHVFLKVSPMKGVMCFGKQGKMSPRYIAPFEILAKVGQVAYRLALPLALAETHNVFHISMLRKYVSNPSRVLSYESLELRQYLSYDEKPERIMERGFKELRTKKIPLVKVLWKNSSE, translated from the coding sequence ATGGGTGACCATGTCTTTTTAAAGGTGTCACCTATGAAAGGGGTTATGTGTTTTGGAAAGCAAGGAAAGATGAGCCCAAGGTATATTGCACCTTTTGAGATATTGGCCAAGGTGGGACAAGTGGCATATCGTTTAGCATTACCACTAGCTCTCGCAGAGACACATAACGTATTTCACATATCGATGTTGAGGAAGTACGTGTCAAATCCTTCCCGTGTATTAAGCTATGAATCGTTGGAGCTGAGACAATACCTAAGTTATGATGAGAAGCCTGAGCGGATCATGGAAAGAGGATTCAAAGAACTAAGAACCAAGaagattcctctagtcaaagtcttgTGGAAGAACAGCTCAGAGTAG